A single genomic interval of Mucilaginibacter robiniae harbors:
- a CDS encoding mechanosensitive ion channel family protein: MRIKPFYDKAYDYIVNEGPKLVIGLIVLLIGLWLINMLKRWMRKRMSQKAVHSSLQPFFLSLTITSLNVLLIIAVMQIVGLPVTIFTAVVGAFGVAAGLALSGTLQNFAGGVMILLLKPFEINDNIIAQGQDGVVTSIQVFYTVVLTFDNKTVIIPNGKLFNEVIVNVSREGSRRLDIDLKLGFIVDPDQIISLLDKSTSATENILTNPSKYIGISQIDPDGIHFTVRVWVQPANFLKAKLSLQERIIKDLKIAGVKLPGT; this comes from the coding sequence ATGAGAATTAAGCCATTTTATGACAAAGCTTATGATTATATAGTTAATGAAGGACCGAAGTTAGTTATCGGTCTAATAGTACTCCTGATAGGCTTATGGCTTATCAATATGTTAAAGCGCTGGATGCGCAAACGGATGAGCCAAAAAGCGGTACATTCGTCATTACAACCCTTCTTTCTTAGTTTAACCATTACATCACTGAATGTATTACTGATTATTGCAGTAATGCAGATTGTAGGATTGCCGGTAACCATTTTTACTGCTGTAGTTGGTGCATTTGGTGTGGCAGCTGGTTTAGCCTTATCGGGTACCTTACAAAATTTTGCCGGTGGCGTAATGATTCTGCTGCTTAAGCCTTTTGAAATAAACGATAATATCATAGCCCAAGGGCAAGATGGGGTAGTTACCTCTATACAGGTGTTTTACACTGTGGTGCTTACCTTTGATAATAAAACTGTTATTATTCCTAATGGTAAGTTGTTTAACGAGGTCATTGTAAATGTATCTCGCGAAGGTAGCCGTCGGTTGGATATTGATCTGAAGTTAGGTTTTATTGTTGACCCCGATCAGATTATCAGCCTACTGGATAAATCTACTTCTGCTACTGAAAATATTCTAACCAACCCGTCTAAATATATAGGTATATCGCAAATTGATCCGGATGGTATTCACTTTACCGTACGGGTTTGGGTACAGCCCGCTAATTTCTTGAAAGCTAAACTGAGTTTACAGGAACGTATTATTAAAGACTTGAAAATAGCGGGTGTTAAACTCCCCGGAACGTGA
- a CDS encoding glycoside hydrolase family 27 protein, producing MKYYLGLLTAALCLSLRLCATAQTVVLTPPMGWNSYNCYGSAVHEDEVKANADYLAKFLKPYGWQYVVVDFLWSYDNPPGSHIGNPFQKQLGDGSYIPWLTMDQWGRLTPQPTKFPSAFGNKGFKPLADYVHALGLKFGIHIMRGIPRQAVWAKTPILGTHGITANQIADTTSTCTWMNHMYGIDMTKPGAQEYLNSILKLYASWGVDFIKVDDISRPYHKAEIEGYQKAIKQCGRPMVLSISPGETPLSEKQHVQQQANMWRMADDFWDSWKELVQMFKYAKSWEGVSGAGHWPDCDMLQIGKLSKRGPVGPERYSRFSEDELYTHMTFWCIYQSPLMMGGNLPENRPLELKLLNNPEVLAVNQHGEHPQQLYFKEGDSMVWYSNVPGSKDRYVAMFNLSDHPQKVKVDLNELGLKGQIKVRDLWKRSAVGEYEHEYATQINSHGAVLIKLTSR from the coding sequence ATGAAGTACTACCTGGGCTTGCTTACGGCTGCTTTATGCCTGAGTTTACGTTTATGCGCTACGGCTCAAACCGTAGTTTTAACGCCTCCTATGGGCTGGAACAGCTATAATTGCTATGGTTCTGCCGTACATGAAGATGAAGTAAAAGCCAATGCCGATTACTTGGCTAAGTTTTTAAAACCCTACGGCTGGCAATATGTGGTGGTCGATTTTTTATGGTCGTATGATAATCCGCCGGGCAGCCATATTGGTAATCCTTTTCAAAAACAACTAGGTGATGGCTCTTATATACCTTGGCTAACTATGGATCAGTGGGGCCGTTTAACGCCGCAGCCTACTAAATTCCCCTCTGCATTTGGCAACAAGGGCTTTAAGCCTTTAGCTGATTATGTACACGCCTTAGGATTAAAATTTGGCATTCACATTATGCGAGGCATACCGAGGCAAGCAGTGTGGGCTAAAACGCCTATACTGGGTACTCATGGCATTACGGCTAACCAAATTGCAGATACCACCTCTACCTGCACTTGGATGAACCACATGTACGGTATTGACATGACTAAACCTGGTGCGCAGGAATATCTGAATTCTATATTAAAGCTGTATGCCTCATGGGGTGTAGATTTCATTAAGGTAGATGATATATCGCGACCTTACCATAAGGCTGAGATTGAAGGCTATCAGAAAGCCATTAAACAATGCGGCAGACCTATGGTATTGAGCATTTCTCCGGGTGAAACTCCATTAAGTGAAAAACAGCATGTACAACAACAAGCCAACATGTGGCGCATGGCCGATGATTTTTGGGATAGCTGGAAAGAATTGGTTCAAATGTTTAAGTACGCCAAATCGTGGGAAGGTGTAAGTGGTGCGGGACATTGGCCAGATTGCGATATGCTGCAAATAGGGAAGCTATCTAAACGCGGTCCGGTAGGTCCTGAACGTTATAGCCGGTTTTCGGAAGATGAGCTTTATACGCACATGACTTTCTGGTGCATTTATCAGTCGCCATTAATGATGGGCGGTAACCTACCTGAAAACAGACCGCTAGAGTTAAAGCTTTTAAATAACCCCGAAGTACTGGCAGTTAACCAGCATGGCGAACATCCACAACAATTGTACTTTAAAGAAGGTGACAGTATGGTTTGGTATTCTAATGTTCCAGGTTCCAAAGACCGCTATGTGGCTATGTTTAACCTGTCTGATCATCCGCAAAAAGTAAAAGTAGATTTAAACGAACTAGGCTTGAAAGGTCAGATCAAAGTACGCGATTTATGGAAGCGTAGTGCTGTGGGTGAGTACGAACATGAATATGCAACTCAAATTAATTCACATGGAGCTGTGTTAATCAAACTAACATCACGTTAA
- a CDS encoding ABC transporter permease, which translates to MTTIPKTSTALAALIRADFATLKSNRRSAMLSLLVPVIILISWKSLIDKMGGAYALSSAITFGLMAIGLMGYAITISRDRDKGVFQRLRVAPVPRWTIMVSRLIIQLAMIILLTLVVFYVGYSFDKITLSPLGYVLTLFTAIVGGAVYLSLGQLMVGLIKNPETVNATTRIVYSAFILVGMFGESGLLGEQTKHLVQWSPYGSVKLMLAASMNPAQWTSDTTFALLASVAYIVVFAAIGIQKFKWNTK; encoded by the coding sequence ATGACCACCATACCTAAAACTTCAACAGCACTAGCCGCTTTAATACGGGCCGACTTTGCGACTTTAAAAAGCAACCGTCGTTCAGCAATGCTTTCATTGCTGGTACCTGTTATTATTTTAATCTCCTGGAAAAGCCTGATTGATAAAATGGGTGGTGCTTATGCCTTATCTTCAGCCATTACGTTTGGACTAATGGCTATTGGCTTGATGGGGTATGCCATTACCATCTCTCGTGACCGGGATAAAGGTGTGTTTCAACGCTTGCGGGTAGCCCCCGTACCACGCTGGACGATTATGGTTAGCCGGCTCATTATACAACTGGCTATGATTATCCTTTTAACGCTTGTTGTTTTTTATGTAGGCTACAGTTTTGATAAGATCACCTTATCACCTTTAGGTTATGTACTCACCCTATTTACAGCTATTGTGGGTGGCGCTGTTTATTTAAGTTTGGGCCAGTTAATGGTAGGGCTCATCAAAAACCCGGAAACAGTCAATGCCACTACCCGCATCGTTTATTCCGCTTTTATACTGGTAGGTATGTTTGGCGAAAGCGGTTTACTGGGCGAGCAAACCAAGCACCTGGTACAATGGTCGCCTTATGGTTCGGTTAAACTGATGCTGGCTGCCAGTATGAACCCTGCTCAATGGACATCTGATACCACCTTTGCTTTATTAGCCTCGGTAGCTTATATAGTAGTTTTTGCAGCCATCGGTATTCAGAAGTTTAAGTGGAATACCAAATAA
- a CDS encoding ABC transporter ATP-binding protein, whose protein sequence is MITDDPYILKVEGLHINYGNFKAVQNVGFDVLPGEIFGLLGPNGAGKTSTLSAIEGLIKFQSGTIIVDGQDALEKPLHARAAMGVQLQSTSFQPELNVEQILQLFAGIYGVPLSKEKLRGILQDIQLEDAAHKKFGQLSGGQQQRVSLVIATIHNPRLVLLDEPTTGLDPQSRRQLWERMEAIREKGHSVLLTTHSMEEAEAVCDRMAIIDHGQVIAIDTPQALIDKHRHDPEVIAVSRRGKITLEDVFIALTGRAVRA, encoded by the coding sequence ATGATTACTGACGACCCTTATATTTTAAAAGTAGAAGGACTGCATATTAATTACGGCAATTTCAAAGCGGTGCAAAACGTAGGCTTTGATGTTTTACCCGGTGAAATATTTGGTTTATTAGGGCCTAACGGTGCCGGTAAAACCAGCACGTTAAGCGCTATTGAAGGCTTAATCAAATTCCAGTCGGGAACTATCATTGTTGATGGGCAGGATGCGCTTGAAAAACCACTACATGCCCGCGCGGCCATGGGCGTACAGTTACAATCTACCAGCTTTCAGCCGGAGTTGAATGTGGAGCAGATTTTACAGCTATTCGCTGGCATTTATGGCGTTCCGCTAAGTAAAGAAAAACTGCGTGGCATTCTGCAAGATATTCAGTTGGAAGATGCCGCTCATAAAAAGTTCGGACAGTTATCGGGCGGGCAGCAACAACGTGTATCGCTGGTAATAGCTACTATTCACAACCCGCGCTTGGTATTACTGGATGAGCCGACTACCGGTCTCGACCCGCAATCGCGTCGACAGCTTTGGGAACGCATGGAAGCCATTCGGGAAAAAGGCCATTCTGTATTACTAACCACCCACTCGATGGAAGAAGCCGAAGCCGTTTGCGACCGCATGGCTATTATCGACCATGGCCAAGTCATTGCTATTGATACGCCACAAGCGCTGATAGATAAACACCGTCATGATCCGGAAGTGATAGCTGTTTCGCGACGGGGCAAAATTACGTTAGAAGACGTATTTATTGCCTTGACCGGCCGTGCTGTACGGGCATAA
- a CDS encoding DUF58 domain-containing protein — protein sequence MKNFFNLFYKNLFLTRRLLFGLIAAVVFFIFRFFFSWLGWLPNLYVGALVLLAIIDGVLLYRTRNGLFARRQAPERLSNGDDNELGIYIENFYPFPVRLGIIDEIPFQFQKRDIWFKTSLAPHQHKLLTYLLKPLKRGEYEFGLIRVFTQSPLGLLMRRYNFEESEVLPVYPSFLQMRQYELMAISNRLSELGVKKIRRLGNSMEFEQIKTYVPGDDYRNINWKASARHGTLMSNSYTDEKSQQVYCIIDKSRSMKMPFEGLSLLDYAINASLVLSNVALLKEDKAGLITISEKVGAIVPAEKKPAHLNKILEVLYKEKTRYLETNMELLYSTVRRVIKQRSLVVFFTNYESMPALQRHLPFLKRIASFHLLLVVFFENTELKMLGQAPAANLEDIYIKTIAEKFAYDKKLMVKELNKYGILSILTSPQSLTINTVNRYLELKAQQKI from the coding sequence GTGAAAAACTTTTTCAACCTGTTTTATAAAAACCTCTTTTTAACACGCCGCTTGCTGTTCGGACTTATAGCGGCTGTGGTATTTTTTATATTCAGGTTCTTTTTTTCGTGGTTGGGCTGGCTGCCTAATCTGTACGTTGGAGCTTTAGTACTGCTGGCAATTATTGATGGCGTATTACTCTATCGTACCCGCAACGGTTTATTTGCCCGCCGACAAGCTCCCGAACGGCTGAGCAATGGCGATGATAATGAACTGGGCATCTACATCGAAAACTTCTATCCTTTTCCAGTTAGGCTGGGTATTATTGACGAAATACCTTTTCAATTTCAAAAGCGCGACATCTGGTTTAAAACCAGTCTGGCACCTCATCAGCATAAATTACTTACCTACTTATTAAAGCCACTTAAGCGCGGCGAATACGAGTTTGGATTAATCAGAGTATTTACTCAATCGCCATTGGGTTTACTGATGCGCCGGTACAATTTTGAAGAAAGCGAAGTGTTACCAGTGTATCCATCGTTTTTACAAATGCGGCAGTATGAATTGATGGCGATTTCCAATCGCTTGAGCGAACTAGGTGTGAAGAAAATCAGGCGGCTGGGTAACAGTATGGAGTTTGAGCAAATTAAAACTTACGTTCCCGGCGATGACTACCGCAACATTAATTGGAAAGCTTCGGCAAGGCATGGCACGTTAATGAGCAACTCCTACACGGATGAAAAATCGCAGCAGGTGTATTGCATCATTGATAAATCGCGCTCCATGAAAATGCCTTTTGAAGGTTTAAGCTTGCTGGATTATGCCATTAACGCCAGTCTGGTATTATCCAACGTAGCTTTACTGAAAGAGGATAAAGCTGGGTTAATAACCATTAGTGAAAAAGTGGGTGCTATTGTTCCAGCCGAAAAGAAACCAGCGCACCTGAACAAAATACTAGAGGTACTGTATAAGGAAAAAACACGCTATCTGGAAACCAATATGGAGTTGCTCTATTCTACCGTACGGCGGGTAATTAAACAACGTAGCCTGGTTGTATTTTTTACTAACTACGAAAGCATGCCGGCTTTGCAACGCCATTTACCTTTTTTAAAGCGCATAGCCAGCTTTCACCTGTTGTTGGTTGTATTTTTTGAAAACACCGAATTAAAAATGTTAGGTCAGGCACCTGCTGCTAACTTGGAAGATATTTATATTAAAACCATTGCTGAAAAGTTTGCTTACGATAAAAAACTGATGGTAAAAGAGTTAAACAAATACGGCATTCTATCTATATTAACTTCGCCGCAAAGCTTAACCATCAATACTGTAAACCGGTATCTGGAACTGAAAGCCCAGCAAAAAATATAG
- a CDS encoding AAA family ATPase — protein MENELFEQRTDLSRLNQAVEKIKATISQIIVGQQETIDLLIAGILADGHLLIEGVPGVAKTLTAKLIAKAIDAQYTRIQFTPDLMPSDVIGTSVFNPKTTDFEFKHGPVFGNIVLIDEINRAPAKTQSALFEVMEERQITVDGQLYKMAEPFVILATQNPVEQEGTYRLPEAQLDRFLFKVEVKYPTLEDEIAILTRQHQHKTADQLADIQPVLSAQDIIAVRQQVRELFVEPKLLEFAARIVFETRQNKSLYLGGSPRASLAIISSAKALAAMKGRDFVTPEDIIWVAPAVLRHRIMLSPDKEMEGATADEIVAQIIQKIEIPR, from the coding sequence ATGGAAAACGAACTGTTTGAACAACGAACTGACCTAAGCCGCTTAAACCAAGCGGTTGAAAAAATTAAAGCCACCATCAGCCAGATTATTGTAGGGCAACAGGAAACTATTGACCTGCTGATTGCCGGCATACTGGCCGATGGACACTTATTAATTGAAGGCGTACCAGGTGTAGCCAAAACTTTAACCGCCAAACTAATTGCCAAGGCCATTGATGCGCAATATACCCGTATTCAATTCACGCCCGACCTGATGCCCTCAGACGTGATTGGCACTTCGGTATTTAACCCTAAAACTACCGATTTTGAATTTAAGCATGGCCCGGTATTCGGCAATATTGTACTGATTGATGAAATTAACCGGGCACCAGCCAAAACCCAATCGGCTTTGTTTGAGGTGATGGAAGAGCGCCAGATTACGGTAGATGGACAGCTGTACAAAATGGCGGAACCTTTTGTGATTCTGGCTACCCAAAACCCGGTAGAACAAGAAGGTACCTACCGTTTGCCTGAAGCCCAACTTGACCGCTTTTTGTTTAAGGTAGAAGTAAAATACCCTACGCTGGAAGATGAAATTGCTATTCTAACCCGCCAGCACCAGCATAAAACAGCCGATCAGCTAGCTGACATTCAGCCTGTGCTATCCGCTCAAGATATTATAGCCGTACGCCAGCAGGTGCGTGAACTGTTTGTGGAGCCTAAACTACTGGAGTTTGCCGCCCGTATTGTATTTGAAACCCGGCAGAATAAATCGTTATACCTGGGTGGTTCGCCACGGGCTTCTCTAGCCATCATCAGCAGCGCTAAAGCCTTAGCTGCCATGAAAGGGCGCGATTTTGTAACACCTGAAGACATTATCTGGGTAGCACCGGCAGTACTGCGCCACCGCATTATGCTATCGCCAGATAAGGAAATGGAAGGCGCTACGGCGGATGAAATAGTAGCACAAATCATCCAGAAAATAGAAATACCACGCTAA
- a CDS encoding DUF4350 domain-containing protein, with protein sequence MKDLKILLSVGFALLLIYAIAEYNRPKPVNWRSSMYYLDKIPFGTYALYQQLAHIYPGSQITKTNQPIYNALHHTGVQGNYFVLSNSISLGKADYHALVDYLKAGNNVFIAAYSWEGTLADTLNLDVQAGFAKGNLGLNFTNLKLKQAKPYHFEHDISNSYFSSFDTAHAVVLSRNTAGKSNYLRFSFGKGNLYLCANPHLFTNYSLLTPQGADYAAKALSYLPTTANLYWDEYQNHDIPEDDSPLRVLFSHESLKWAYYISLLTTLIFVVFEIKRRQRVIPIADPLQNTTLDFVRVVGQVYYESRDNSNIARKKITYLLEHWRTWYNLKTQALNREFTDLLAQKAGLAPDFALELVTYINYIHPLQRVTDAELIELNQLIEKYYTLTGLHGKRTV encoded by the coding sequence ATGAAAGATTTAAAAATTCTGCTATCTGTAGGCTTTGCTTTATTATTGATATATGCCATAGCCGAATATAACCGCCCCAAACCGGTTAACTGGCGCTCCAGCATGTATTATCTGGATAAAATACCATTTGGCACGTATGCTTTATACCAGCAATTAGCGCATATCTATCCAGGTAGCCAGATTACTAAAACCAACCAGCCTATTTACAATGCTTTACACCATACTGGTGTGCAAGGCAATTATTTTGTACTATCTAATTCCATATCGTTAGGTAAGGCCGATTATCATGCCCTGGTTGATTATTTAAAAGCTGGCAACAATGTATTTATTGCGGCTTACAGTTGGGAAGGAACGCTGGCCGATACTTTAAACCTGGATGTTCAGGCAGGTTTTGCCAAAGGTAACTTGGGTTTAAACTTTACTAACCTTAAGCTTAAACAAGCTAAACCTTACCATTTTGAGCATGATATCAGCAACTCTTATTTCAGCAGTTTTGATACGGCTCATGCAGTAGTACTAAGTCGCAATACCGCAGGTAAAAGTAACTACCTGCGGTTTAGTTTTGGCAAAGGCAACCTTTATTTGTGTGCAAACCCGCACCTGTTTACCAACTATAGCTTACTTACGCCACAAGGGGCTGATTATGCTGCCAAAGCACTATCCTACTTGCCTACTACGGCTAACCTGTACTGGGATGAGTACCAGAACCATGACATACCTGAAGATGATTCGCCTTTGCGGGTACTATTCAGCCATGAGAGCCTGAAATGGGCTTACTACATCAGCCTGCTGACTACCCTGATTTTTGTTGTATTTGAAATTAAGCGCCGGCAGCGGGTTATACCCATTGCTGACCCATTACAAAATACCACGCTTGATTTTGTGCGCGTAGTAGGCCAGGTATATTATGAAAGCCGGGATAACAGCAACATTGCCCGCAAAAAAATAACCTACCTGCTAGAACATTGGCGCACTTGGTATAACCTGAAAACACAAGCCCTCAACCGAGAGTTTACCGACCTGCTGGCTCAAAAAGCCGGGTTAGCACCCGATTTTGCTTTAGAGCTGGTAACTTATATTAACTACATTCATCCGTTGCAGCGGGTTACCGATGCTGAACTGATTGAATTGAACCAACTGATAGAAAAATATTATACCCTGACCGGATTACATGGAAAACGAACTGTTTGA
- a CDS encoding DUF4129 domain-containing protein has product MAPCSYAANTKTNKTKPNAPAHLRTDSSTLVQQRSFDNAYLNQLKQQPDFQYHETQSSPSLWTRFWRWFWSLFDDWKVSRSTGPLMVNVFKYLFILIGASALTFLILRIAGVDLLKILKRKPADATLPYAETLENIHEIDFDTGLEQAISQRNYRLAVRLLYLKALKQLSDQHLIHWQINKTNSAYVDELKNLEQRETFTILTRQFEYVWYGEFAINEQAFQNISILFTNFKQTLA; this is encoded by the coding sequence TTGGCACCTTGCAGTTATGCAGCAAACACCAAAACCAATAAAACTAAACCCAATGCACCAGCACACTTGCGTACAGATAGCAGCACGCTGGTACAGCAACGCAGCTTTGATAATGCCTATTTGAATCAGCTTAAACAACAGCCGGATTTTCAATACCACGAAACACAAAGCAGCCCATCATTATGGACCCGTTTTTGGCGTTGGTTCTGGAGTTTGTTTGATGACTGGAAAGTTAGCCGGAGTACAGGTCCGTTAATGGTAAATGTATTTAAATATTTATTTATTTTAATAGGGGCGTCTGCATTAACGTTCCTGATTTTGCGGATAGCCGGGGTAGATCTGTTAAAGATACTAAAACGCAAACCGGCTGATGCGACCCTGCCTTATGCTGAAACGCTGGAAAACATACACGAAATTGATTTTGATACCGGTTTGGAGCAGGCTATTAGTCAGCGTAACTACCGTTTAGCGGTTCGCTTGTTATACCTGAAAGCGCTAAAGCAATTGAGCGATCAACATTTGATACATTGGCAAATCAATAAAACCAACAGCGCCTATGTAGATGAACTCAAAAACTTGGAACAGCGCGAAACCTTTACCATACTTACCCGTCAGTTCGAATATGTATGGTACGGCGAATTTGCGATTAACGAGCAGGCTTTTCAGAACATTAGTATCCTGTTTACCAACTTTAAGCAAACCCTGGCATGA
- a CDS encoding stage II sporulation protein M: MREPLFVKQNAGKWKRFEEDALRSPDELADNFIQITDDLAYAKTFYPKSKTTAYLNGLAARLHQSIYKNKSVKSNRFVLFWKYELPELFKIYEKQLLYSFLLLIVFCLIGILSAKYDNQFLQVILGPQYVNMTNENIAKGDPFGVYKQQNEFIMFFEIAGNNLYVSFLFFLSGIFCSVFTVFLIFKNAIMLGSFEYYFFSKGLGWKSILVIWIHGTLEISAFVVAGAAGLILGSSILFPKTYTRLQSVKRGAKDGLKIVIGLVPIITTAAFFESFVTRHTEMPAWLSLTILGTSLAFMIWYVIIYPNRLYKNNTRYGTEY, translated from the coding sequence ATGCGCGAACCCTTATTTGTAAAACAGAATGCCGGTAAATGGAAACGCTTTGAGGAAGATGCATTACGCAGCCCCGATGAGCTGGCCGACAACTTTATACAAATAACAGATGATTTGGCTTATGCCAAAACTTTCTACCCTAAATCAAAAACTACGGCTTACCTGAACGGCCTGGCAGCCCGCCTGCATCAATCTATTTACAAAAACAAGAGTGTAAAAAGCAACCGCTTTGTTTTGTTCTGGAAATATGAATTGCCTGAACTATTCAAAATTTATGAGAAACAGTTGCTCTACTCATTTTTACTGCTCATTGTTTTTTGCCTGATCGGTATTTTATCAGCCAAGTATGACAATCAGTTTTTACAAGTAATTTTAGGGCCACAGTACGTGAACATGACTAATGAAAACATTGCCAAAGGAGATCCTTTCGGTGTCTACAAGCAGCAAAATGAATTTATTATGTTTTTTGAAATTGCCGGCAACAACCTGTATGTATCGTTCTTGTTTTTCTTGAGCGGCATATTCTGTTCGGTATTTACCGTGTTCCTGATTTTTAAAAATGCGATCATGCTAGGTTCATTTGAGTATTACTTTTTCAGTAAAGGATTAGGCTGGAAATCTATCCTGGTAATCTGGATACATGGCACACTCGAAATATCAGCTTTTGTGGTAGCCGGCGCAGCCGGGTTAATTTTAGGCAGCAGCATTCTTTTTCCAAAAACTTACACCCGCCTGCAATCCGTTAAGCGTGGTGCCAAAGATGGATTAAAGATTGTAATTGGGTTGGTACCCATTATTACCACCGCTGCTTTTTTTGAAAGCTTTGTAACCCGCCATACCGAAATGCCGGCATGGTTAAGCTTAACTATTTTAGGCACATCACTGGCCTTCATGATATGGTACGTAATTATTTATCCTAATCGCTTATACAAAAACAACACCCGTTATGGAACAGAATATTGA
- a CDS encoding RDD family protein — protein MQTITINTSQNIAIDYEMAGIGERILARLIDYGIFIAILILGVIITLSTSRVVSNAAIGFVFLVYFGLYIFYDLVCEIFMNGQSVGKRLMKIKVVSLDGAQPTIGQYLLRWLFRVVDFGIGGGMVALIAAAVSDKHQRIGDLVAGTTLIKTSPRTTMEHVAHLPVTDLNYEPVFTQAVQLIDKEVALIHEVIGTYMQTGNQDVVYQMAARIKEHLGITLTQMQQMDDLQFLQTIVKDYNHMVAANDATLNA, from the coding sequence ATGCAAACCATCACGATAAATACTTCACAAAATATAGCGATTGATTACGAAATGGCCGGGATAGGCGAACGTATACTAGCCCGGTTAATTGACTACGGTATTTTTATAGCTATTTTAATTTTAGGCGTAATTATTACTTTATCAACCAGCCGTGTAGTCAGTAATGCAGCCATCGGGTTTGTATTTCTTGTTTACTTTGGTCTTTATATCTTCTACGATTTGGTTTGCGAAATATTTATGAACGGCCAGAGTGTAGGCAAACGGCTCATGAAAATTAAAGTAGTAAGCCTGGATGGTGCTCAGCCAACTATCGGGCAATACTTGTTACGCTGGCTTTTTCGAGTTGTTGATTTTGGTATAGGCGGCGGAATGGTAGCCCTGATAGCCGCCGCCGTATCTGATAAGCACCAGCGCATTGGTGATTTAGTAGCCGGAACCACACTTATCAAAACCTCACCCCGCACCACGATGGAGCATGTAGCTCACCTGCCCGTTACCGATTTGAATTATGAACCGGTGTTTACGCAGGCTGTACAGCTTATTGATAAAGAGGTGGCGTTAATTCATGAAGTAATTGGTACCTACATGCAAACCGGAAACCAGGATGTAGTTTACCAGATGGCTGCACGCATTAAGGAACACTTGGGTATTACCTTAACCCAAATGCAACAGATGGATGATTTACAATTTCTGCAAACTATAGTAAAAGATTATAACCATATGGTAGCTGCTAATGATGCTACGCTTAATGCTTAA